One region of Patescibacteria group bacterium genomic DNA includes:
- the rplB gene encoding 50S ribosomal protein L2 (one of the primary rRNA-binding proteins; required for association of the 30S and 50S subunits to form the 70S ribosome, for tRNA binding and peptide bond formation) — translation RGAGSGVELMAIEGGYAHLKLPSGETRMVRQECAATIGSVGNPDYRLIRWGKAGRMRYRGIRPTVRGKAMNPVDHPHGGGEGHNPIGMKHPKTPTGKPAIGVRTRKSKKSSRLIMTRRNSRGRRR, via the coding sequence CACGCGGTGCCGGCTCTGGAGTTGAATTGATGGCCATTGAGGGCGGGTACGCTCATTTGAAGTTGCCGTCAGGCGAAACCAGAATGGTTCGGCAGGAATGTGCCGCCACTATTGGCAGCGTTGGCAACCCAGACTACCGCCTCATTCGATGGGGTAAAGCTGGTCGTATGCGATATCGTGGTATTCGACCAACCGTTCGCGGTAAGGCTATGAACCCAGTAGACCACCCACATGGTGGTGGTGAAGGTCATAACCCAATTGGTATGAAGCACCCGAAGACGCCGACCGGTAAACCGGCCATTGGGGTGCGGACTCGAAAGAGCAAGAAGTCTTCACGATTGATTATGACCCGTCGCAATTCACGCGGTCGACGTCGTTAA
- the rpsS gene encoding 30S ribosomal protein S19 codes for MSRSLKKGPYVDAKLLKKVSALKANDKTVIKTWARACTITPEMVGFTIGVHNGKQHIPVRIVENMVGHKLGEFSPTRKFLRHGGKIAKDIEQKPAAAAPKTK; via the coding sequence ATGTCACGAAGTCTCAAAAAAGGTCCCTACGTAGATGCTAAGTTGCTCAAAAAAGTGAGCGCCTTAAAAGCGAATGACAAAACAGTAATTAAGACGTGGGCGCGCGCCTGTACTATCACCCCAGAAATGGTTGGCTTTACCATTGGGGTCCATAACGGTAAGCAGCACATCCCGGTTCGTATTGTTGAGAACATGGTTGGTCATAAACTTGGCGAATTTTCACCAACGCGTAAATTCTTGCGTCATGGTGGAAAGATTGCAAAGGATATTGAGCAGAAACCGGCCGCTGCCGCACCTAAGACTAAATAG
- the rplV gene encoding 50S ribosomal protein L22 has product MDVTASIRNLRIAPKKVRLIADLVRGRKASVAVTELRFRAKRAAQPMRKLIESAVANAEHNFKLKGDDLVITRVIVDEAVKMKRFFPRAFGRATPIRKRGSNVTLTVSDSVKAAPVVAKKPHVASK; this is encoded by the coding sequence ATGGACGTAACCGCTTCAATTCGAAATTTACGCATCGCGCCAAAAAAGGTGCGGCTTATTGCCGACCTGGTGCGAGGTCGTAAGGCATCAGTGGCAGTCACTGAGCTTCGTTTTCGTGCGAAGCGCGCGGCGCAGCCAATGCGAAAACTTATTGAGTCGGCTGTGGCGAATGCCGAGCATAATTTTAAGTTGAAAGGTGATGACTTGGTTATTACGCGAGTTATTGTGGATGAGGCTGTAAAAATGAAACGTTTTTTCCCACGAGCATTTGGTCGGGCCACACCGATTCGAAAGCGGGGGAGTAACGTTACCTTAACCGTAAGCGACTCGGTGAAGGCTGCGCCAGTCGTTGCCAAGAAGCCGCACGTAGCGTCTAAATAA
- the rpsC gene encoding 30S ribosomal protein S3: protein MGQKVNPIGFRLGGIYTSTSRWFADRQQYRDRLRQDVEMRRYLKVRLKDASISKVEVERSQNAITLTLHTAKPGVVIGRGGQGIEELQRDLKQRFIKDTKGTLQLNVQEIDRPNLSAALAVQAIAADIEKRIPFRRAMRQTLMRITKAGAAGAKIQVGGRLNGSEIARTEKVVFGTLPLHTLRAHIDYSRGVANTTYGVIGIKVWVYRGPGDQSAAAPARRAPRRDRPTANA, encoded by the coding sequence ATGGGTCAAAAAGTAAATCCAATTGGTTTCCGTCTCGGTGGTATTTATACCTCAACGTCGCGCTGGTTTGCTGACCGACAGCAGTATCGTGATCGGCTTCGCCAAGATGTTGAGATGCGCCGATACTTAAAAGTACGACTGAAGGATGCCAGCATTTCAAAAGTTGAAGTTGAACGTTCGCAGAATGCTATTACCTTGACCTTGCATACAGCAAAGCCAGGGGTGGTCATTGGTCGCGGCGGTCAGGGTATTGAAGAATTGCAACGCGATTTGAAGCAACGATTCATCAAAGACACCAAAGGCACCTTGCAGTTGAATGTGCAAGAGATTGATCGTCCAAACCTTTCAGCGGCTCTGGCCGTTCAGGCCATCGCCGCTGATATTGAGAAACGAATTCCTTTCCGTCGAGCCATGCGACAGACCTTGATGCGGATAACAAAAGCTGGCGCCGCTGGAGCAAAAATTCAGGTTGGTGGTCGATTGAACGGGTCCGAAATTGCCAGAACTGAGAAGGTTGTTTTCGGCACACTTCCTTTACACACACTGCGCGCACACATTGATTACTCGCGAGGTGTGGCAAACACCACCTACGGCGTCATCGGCATTAAAGTGTGGGTGTATCGTGGCCCTGGTGACCAGTCGGCTGCTGCACCTGCTCGTCGAGCGCCGAGACGAGATCGTCCAACCGCTAACGCCTAA
- the rplP gene encoding 50S ribosomal protein L16, producing the protein MLLPKKVKHRKHHKGRSRNKLTATTKTAVSFGSVGLKAITGGWLTSRQIEASRRVISRHLKRGGKMWIRIFPDKPITFHGNENTMGSGKGAVDHYVAVIRPGTVLFEVDGVAAAAASEALESASHKLPVKTKVVTR; encoded by the coding sequence ATGTTGCTTCCAAAGAAGGTAAAACACCGAAAGCACCATAAGGGTCGCAGTCGAAATAAGCTTACCGCTACCACGAAGACCGCGGTTAGTTTCGGCAGTGTCGGGCTCAAAGCCATCACTGGTGGCTGGTTGACCTCTCGACAAATCGAGGCATCACGTCGAGTTATTAGTCGGCACTTGAAGCGAGGCGGTAAAATGTGGATTCGCATTTTTCCAGACAAGCCAATTACCTTCCATGGAAACGAGAACACTATGGGTAGTGGTAAGGGTGCGGTTGATCACTACGTGGCGGTCATTCGACCAGGCACCGTACTCTTTGAGGTGGATGGTGTTGCCGCGGCAGCAGCCAGTGAAGCGCTAGAGAGTGCGTCCCACAAGCTTCCCGTGAAAACGAAAGTCGTTACCCGATAA
- the rpmC gene encoding 50S ribosomal protein L29 gives MEVKDLRAKSDAELTVVLDELRRSLHELAFKAASKQLKNVHTISGVKRDIARVLTVLRERAQVSV, from the coding sequence ATGGAAGTCAAAGATTTGCGAGCAAAATCAGATGCCGAACTTACGGTTGTGCTGGATGAACTGCGCCGGTCATTGCACGAGCTGGCCTTTAAAGCGGCATCGAAGCAATTGAAAAACGTGCACACCATTAGCGGCGTGAAGCGAGATATCGCTCGTGTCCTCACGGTGCTTCGCGAACGAGCACAGGTTAGCGTTTAA
- the rpsQ gene encoding 30S ribosomal protein S17, with protein sequence MNTIPTEKKRMMRTLSGVAVHDAKDKTVSVRVTRTRINTKYGKRYTVSRLYPVHDEVNQSKAGDAISFIECRPLSKRKRWRIAASATRKA encoded by the coding sequence ATGAATACAATCCCTACAGAAAAGAAACGCATGATGCGCACCCTGAGTGGTGTGGCCGTTCATGATGCCAAGGATAAGACCGTCAGCGTACGGGTGACGAGAACGCGTATTAATACCAAATACGGCAAACGCTACACGGTCAGTCGTTTGTACCCAGTGCATGATGAAGTCAATCAATCCAAAGCGGGTGATGCAATATCGTTTATCGAGTGCCGACCACTTTCTAAACGGAAGCGATGGCGAATTGCTGCCTCGGCTACTCGTAAGGCATAG
- the rplN gene encoding 50S ribosomal protein L14, whose amino-acid sequence MIQQRTMLIPADNSGAKKVQCIKVLGGYKKRYARLGDVITAAVKEAQPHSAVKKGDVVHAVIVRTHKETRRPDGSYIRFDDNAVVLIDRKSKDPKGTRIFGPVARELRGKGYMKIVSLAPEVL is encoded by the coding sequence ATGATTCAGCAAAGAACAATGCTTATTCCGGCCGACAACAGCGGCGCCAAAAAGGTGCAGTGCATTAAGGTGCTCGGCGGCTACAAGAAACGCTACGCCCGATTGGGTGACGTTATTACCGCAGCAGTCAAAGAGGCGCAGCCACACAGCGCAGTAAAGAAGGGCGACGTCGTGCACGCGGTCATCGTTCGGACCCACAAAGAAACACGTCGACCAGATGGTTCCTACATTCGTTTTGACGATAATGCGGTCGTGCTTATCGACAGAAAATCGAAAGACCCAAAGGGGACACGTATTTTTGGACCAGTCGCTCGTGAGCTCCGTGGCAAGGGGTACATGAAGATTGTGTCTTTGGCGCCCGAGGTGCTTTAA
- the rplX gene encoding 50S ribosomal protein L24 yields MAMKIHKGDTVRVIAGKDKGREGKVLEAMPKVSRAVVESVNIRKKHVRPRKAGEKGQIIESPISINASNLVLICPNCKKPVRVASKVLADGKKQRWCRKCNTAIAA; encoded by the coding sequence ATGGCTATGAAGATTCACAAAGGAGACACCGTCCGCGTTATCGCGGGTAAAGATAAAGGACGTGAAGGTAAGGTGCTTGAAGCCATGCCGAAAGTTAGCCGTGCAGTCGTTGAATCGGTTAACATTCGTAAGAAGCATGTTCGTCCACGAAAAGCTGGCGAGAAGGGGCAAATTATCGAGTCGCCAATTTCAATTAATGCTTCAAATCTTGTGCTCATCTGTCCGAACTGCAAAAAGCCAGTGCGAGTGGCCTCAAAGGTGCTTGCTGACGGCAAGAAGCAACGATGGTGCAGAAAGTGTAATACCGCAATAGCGGCCTAG
- the rplE gene encoding 50S ribosomal protein L5 — protein sequence MSTTKSKNEMPAAITKALTAQFGYTNIHQVPRVMKIVVHIGVGQGHSDAKILETAEQTLRRITGQQPVKSKAKKSISNFKIREGMVIGLKVTLRGERMRDFLKKLVTVALPRVRDFRGLPKRIVDKTGNATIGFKEHLVFPEIHPDEVERIHGLEVTIDTTANTREEGVALLTALGFPFQTE from the coding sequence ATGTCTACAACAAAGTCAAAAAACGAAATGCCCGCCGCCATCACGAAGGCTCTAACCGCCCAGTTTGGCTATACCAACATTCACCAAGTACCGCGGGTGATGAAGATTGTGGTGCACATTGGTGTGGGGCAAGGTCACTCAGACGCAAAAATTCTGGAGACCGCGGAGCAGACCCTTCGCCGCATTACCGGTCAGCAACCAGTAAAAAGTAAAGCCAAGAAATCAATTTCTAACTTTAAGATTCGCGAAGGAATGGTTATTGGTCTTAAGGTAACCTTGCGCGGGGAGCGGATGCGTGATTTCCTAAAGAAACTTGTTACGGTTGCATTGCCTCGTGTTCGAGACTTCCGAGGATTGCCAAAGCGAATCGTCGACAAGACAGGGAACGCCACTATTGGCTTTAAAGAGCACCTCGTTTTCCCAGAGATTCACCCCGACGAAGTCGAGCGAATTCACGGGTTGGAGGTGACGATTGATACAACTGCCAATACTCGTGAAGAAGGCGTGGCACTCCTCACGGCACTTGGTTTCCCATTTCAGACTGAATAA
- a CDS encoding type Z 30S ribosomal protein S14: MATKAQVNKSKQSLIKPKFSSRVVRRCWRCGRKRAYMRRFDICRICFRELALKGEMPGVIKASW, translated from the coding sequence ATGGCAACAAAAGCACAGGTAAACAAGTCAAAGCAATCACTCATAAAGCCGAAGTTTAGCTCGCGCGTTGTGCGGCGTTGTTGGCGGTGTGGGCGAAAGCGTGCCTATATGCGTCGGTTCGATATCTGCCGCATTTGTTTCCGTGAACTTGCGCTGAAAGGCGAAATGCCGGGCGTGATAAAAGCCAGTTGGTAA
- the rpsH gene encoding 30S ribosomal protein S8: MTDPIADMLTRIRNGFMVHKTEVIVPFSVLKAALAKILLAEGYLISVEKVGKDAIPPSPRLSKRANRRGRSDILRLVLKYDAVGRPALTGIDRVSKPSRRVYVQKGEVPMVRSGLGVAIVSTPSGLMTSRQARTAGIGGELICRIY; the protein is encoded by the coding sequence ATGACAGATCCAATCGCAGACATGCTTACCAGAATCCGTAACGGATTCATGGTTCACAAAACAGAAGTCATCGTACCGTTCTCGGTATTGAAGGCAGCGCTGGCTAAAATTCTTTTAGCTGAAGGCTATCTCATCTCCGTAGAAAAAGTTGGTAAGGATGCTATTCCACCATCCCCTCGACTTAGTAAGCGGGCGAATCGTCGCGGTCGTTCAGACATTCTTCGACTGGTCTTGAAGTACGACGCTGTTGGACGACCGGCGCTTACCGGTATTGACCGGGTCAGCAAACCATCACGACGGGTGTACGTACAAAAGGGTGAGGTCCCAATGGTTCGTTCTGGCCTTGGTGTAGCTATTGTTTCAACACCAAGTGGTCTCATGACCTCACGTCAGGCACGTACGGCCGGCATCGGCGGAGAACTTATCTGTCGCATCTACTAA
- the rplF gene encoding 50S ribosomal protein L6, with protein sequence MSRIGKQPIVIPNGVTVTVDGSQVMVKGPKGSLSLSTHPLVHLVVEGSEISVTIADSEDRQQRSLWGLTRTLVNNMVLGVTTGFSKKLELVGVGYKVAVAGRKVNMSLGFSHPVEIDLPEGITAEAEKTTLTLSGMDKQMVGEIAAQIRRLRKPEPYKGKGIRYAGEVVRRKAGKAAKAST encoded by the coding sequence ATGTCACGTATAGGAAAGCAACCAATCGTAATACCGAACGGCGTTACCGTCACTGTCGACGGCTCGCAGGTTATGGTGAAGGGTCCAAAAGGCTCTCTGTCGTTAAGTACGCATCCATTGGTACATCTGGTGGTTGAAGGGTCTGAGATTTCGGTAACCATCGCAGACAGTGAAGATCGACAGCAGCGTTCTCTCTGGGGCTTAACGCGAACCCTTGTAAACAACATGGTTCTTGGTGTTACCACGGGCTTTAGTAAAAAGCTTGAACTGGTTGGTGTTGGGTATAAGGTTGCGGTTGCTGGACGAAAAGTAAACATGAGTCTTGGTTTTTCTCACCCCGTTGAAATTGATTTGCCGGAAGGTATTACCGCCGAGGCAGAGAAGACAACGCTGACATTGTCCGGAATGGACAAGCAGATGGTTGGAGAGATTGCGGCACAGATTAGACGTCTGCGCAAACCTGAACCGTATAAAGGGAAAGGAATTCGCTACGCTGGCGAAGTTGTCCGTCGCAAAGCTGGAAAGGCTGCTAAGGCATCAACATAA
- the rplR gene encoding 50S ribosomal protein L18, which translates to MPKLKTFNLKREALRFRRTHRVRSRFSGTSAQPRLAVFRSLKHISAQVIDDALGRTLAMASDKDVDQALKGKERAAAVGALVATRAKEKGVTAIVFDRRRYRYHGRVQALAEAARAGGLTF; encoded by the coding sequence ATGCCAAAATTAAAGACATTCAATCTTAAGAGAGAGGCCCTGCGGTTCCGCCGAACACATCGGGTGCGCAGTCGTTTTTCCGGTACGTCTGCCCAACCACGACTCGCTGTATTCCGGAGCCTGAAGCACATTAGCGCGCAAGTCATTGATGACGCACTTGGACGAACGCTTGCTATGGCATCTGACAAGGATGTGGACCAAGCGCTCAAAGGCAAAGAGCGTGCCGCCGCTGTTGGTGCGCTTGTGGCGACGCGAGCAAAAGAGAAGGGTGTGACGGCAATTGTTTTTGATCGTCGACGATATCGCTATCATGGTCGTGTACAGGCACTGGCCGAAGCGGCTCGTGCTGGCGGGCTTACGTTTTAA
- the rpsE gene encoding 30S ribosomal protein S5 has protein sequence MTEEAEKDIPKDDVAAPVVAPVVVSAASDVRAPARGGARRGGGRDAAGGNRRPRRDTGDRDQEFDQKIIDLARVTRVMAGGKRMRFRACVAIGDHKGRVGVGLGKGADVSLAIAKAAANAKKDLIEIPLYEDTLPHEIYIKYGAAKILLKPAPRGTGIIAGGAVRSVLELGGVPNVAAKMLGSRSKLNNARATILALRQLKVRPPAKKKAI, from the coding sequence ATGACTGAAGAAGCAGAAAAAGATATTCCAAAGGACGACGTTGCGGCGCCAGTCGTGGCCCCCGTGGTAGTTTCCGCAGCCAGCGACGTTCGAGCACCAGCTCGCGGCGGCGCTCGACGCGGTGGTGGCCGTGATGCCGCCGGTGGGAATCGCCGACCTCGTCGAGATACAGGGGACCGCGATCAGGAGTTTGATCAAAAGATTATCGATTTGGCTCGGGTAACCCGTGTCATGGCTGGTGGAAAACGAATGCGTTTCCGAGCCTGCGTGGCCATCGGTGACCACAAGGGTCGGGTTGGCGTTGGTCTTGGTAAAGGTGCGGATGTTAGTTTGGCTATAGCCAAAGCTGCGGCGAATGCAAAAAAGGATTTGATAGAGATTCCTTTGTATGAAGATACCTTGCCACACGAGATATACATTAAGTATGGCGCAGCAAAAATACTCCTCAAACCAGCACCACGTGGTACTGGGATTATTGCTGGGGGCGCTGTGCGAAGTGTCCTTGAGTTAGGTGGCGTGCCGAACGTGGCCGCAAAGATGCTTGGTTCGCGAAGCAAACTTAATAACGCTCGTGCTACGATTTTAGCGTTGCGGCAGTTAAAGGTTCGACCACCCGCAAAGAAGAAAGCGATTTAA
- the rplO gene encoding 50S ribosomal protein L15, translating into MSITLHSLTGQPRRSRRRIGRGNASGRGTTAGKGTKGQRARTGGSRGIARRAMQQYFRRIPKRGGFTVDRQAVAIVKLGDMNTAFATGATVTPAVLVKKGMAPSGAIIKILNTGVITRAVTVKGCRVSATAAAAITAAGGTVVAKK; encoded by the coding sequence ATGTCTATAACACTACACAGTTTAACGGGTCAGCCTCGCCGTTCACGGCGCCGAATTGGTCGTGGAAATGCCTCGGGTCGAGGAACAACTGCGGGCAAAGGTACCAAAGGGCAGCGGGCGCGAACGGGCGGTAGCCGCGGTATTGCTCGACGGGCGATGCAGCAGTACTTCCGTCGCATTCCGAAGCGGGGTGGTTTCACGGTTGATCGTCAGGCCGTGGCTATCGTAAAGCTTGGCGACATGAACACCGCCTTTGCAACTGGTGCAACGGTGACGCCTGCCGTACTCGTGAAAAAAGGTATGGCGCCGAGTGGAGCAATCATTAAGATATTGAATACCGGGGTCATTACCCGTGCGGTCACCGTTAAGGGGTGTCGCGTGTCGGCTACCGCTGCCGCAGCTATAACGGCTGCCGGTGGTACGGTTGTCGCTAAAAAATAA
- the secY gene encoding preprotein translocase subunit SecY, translated as MGVMNVLRQIWQAKDLRRSLMIVVGMLAIFRVLAHIPLPGVDQENLRALFAGNQLLGFVNIFSGGGLENFSIVALGVAPYITASIIFQLLAMAVPSLEELSKEGDYGRQKINQYTRYATVPLAALQGIGIITLLRQSPALGVPVLPAIMTPFVYGSLIITMIGGSMLLMWIGELITERKIGNGISLLIFAGIVSQLPSTVINTWQLLRSPGGGIDTAQLMQIGVFLAIAVITIYGVVYVTEAQRNVPVSYAKRVRGSRMFGGVDTHLPLRVNQAGVIPIIFAISILLFPPLAAQFFAGATTPWLANMANGITRLFQNQTFYAASYFVLVFIFTYFYTAVIFQPIQIAENLQKQGGFIPGIRPGRPTAEYLGYVINRIIFAGALFLGTIAVLPLVMQQTTGITTLAIGGTSLLIVVSVVIETVQQIKAQLVMRDYESF; from the coding sequence ATGGGTGTAATGAACGTGCTTCGGCAAATTTGGCAGGCGAAAGATTTGCGCCGCAGTCTTATGATTGTGGTGGGAATGCTAGCTATTTTCCGCGTTCTTGCACACATTCCTTTGCCTGGTGTCGATCAAGAGAATTTGCGGGCGCTTTTTGCCGGCAACCAGCTCCTGGGGTTTGTGAACATTTTTTCTGGTGGTGGTCTTGAGAATTTTTCTATCGTTGCTTTGGGTGTTGCGCCGTATATTACCGCCTCCATCATTTTCCAGCTTTTGGCTATGGCGGTGCCGAGTCTTGAAGAGCTTTCCAAAGAGGGTGACTATGGTCGGCAAAAGATTAACCAGTACACACGCTACGCTACGGTTCCATTGGCCGCACTGCAAGGCATTGGTATTATCACCCTACTCCGTCAATCGCCAGCCTTGGGTGTACCGGTGTTGCCGGCTATCATGACCCCATTTGTGTATGGGTCGCTCATCATCACCATGATTGGTGGTTCGATGTTACTCATGTGGATTGGGGAACTCATAACTGAGCGAAAAATAGGTAATGGTATTTCGCTTCTTATCTTTGCTGGTATTGTTTCACAGTTACCATCGACCGTTATCAATACCTGGCAATTGTTACGGAGCCCAGGCGGCGGCATTGATACGGCACAATTAATGCAAATTGGCGTCTTCTTAGCCATTGCCGTAATAACTATTTATGGGGTGGTGTATGTAACGGAAGCGCAGCGGAATGTTCCGGTGTCGTACGCCAAGCGCGTTCGCGGGAGTAGAATGTTTGGCGGCGTTGATACGCATTTACCACTGCGGGTTAACCAAGCTGGCGTTATCCCAATTATTTTTGCCATTTCAATTTTACTATTTCCACCATTAGCCGCCCAGTTTTTTGCTGGTGCCACCACGCCATGGCTCGCAAATATGGCTAATGGCATCACGCGCCTTTTCCAGAATCAAACGTTTTACGCCGCTAGTTATTTTGTGCTTGTTTTCATTTTCACCTACTTCTATACCGCAGTCATTTTTCAGCCAATACAAATTGCGGAGAATCTTCAGAAGCAGGGCGGTTTTATCCCTGGTATTCGTCCCGGACGACCGACGGCTGAGTATCTTGGGTACGTTATAAATAGAATTATTTTTGCGGGAGCTCTCTTCCTTGGAACCATCGCCGTTTTGCCACTGGTGATGCAGCAGACCACCGGTATTACAACGCTCGCGATTGGCGGAACGTCGCTCCTCATCGTTGTTTCGGTGGTGATTGAAACAGTGCAGCAAATCAAAGCGCAGCTTGTCATGCGCGATTACGAAAGCTTTTAG
- a CDS encoding nucleoside monophosphate kinase: MMTSGRHRYVLLGPQGSGKGTQGALLSQEIGVEHISTGILFRSAIADRTALGVEIAETMARGDLISDETVNRLIAGAFAKQSSAPSYILDGYPRTLPQLAYLEKLAAPRLALLFTLTDEEAVNRLAGRLVCTQCEAIYHISRRPPKSNGVCDQCGGVIAARSDDTPEAIRRRLKQYHDETEPLLTEYERAGKLIRIDGRPDADTVYVEVRRVLGLLQ, translated from the coding sequence ATGATGACGTCCGGTAGACACCGCTATGTATTATTAGGGCCACAGGGTTCCGGCAAGGGGACGCAGGGTGCGTTGCTCTCTCAAGAAATTGGCGTAGAGCATATTTCAACTGGTATTCTTTTTCGTTCTGCTATTGCTGACCGAACTGCGTTAGGCGTAGAAATTGCGGAAACAATGGCGCGTGGCGATTTGATTTCAGACGAGACGGTCAACAGACTCATCGCCGGCGCTTTTGCGAAGCAGTCGAGTGCTCCGTCGTATATTTTAGATGGGTATCCACGGACGCTTCCGCAATTGGCATATCTTGAGAAGCTAGCCGCACCGCGATTGGCACTGCTGTTTACGCTTACCGATGAAGAAGCGGTGAACCGTTTGGCGGGTCGGTTAGTTTGCACGCAGTGCGAAGCGATTTATCATATTAGTCGTCGGCCGCCGAAGAGTAATGGCGTGTGCGATCAATGTGGAGGGGTAATTGCCGCCAGAAGTGACGATACGCCTGAAGCTATTCGACGGCGCTTGAAGCAGTACCACGACGAAACAGAGCCGTTACTTACTGAGTACGAACGAGCCGGTAAACTCATACGCATTGATGGGCGACCTGACGCAGACACCGTCTACGTTGAGGTTCGACGTGTGCTTGGCCTTTTACAATAG
- the map gene encoding type I methionyl aminopeptidase, which translates to MARYTSAEITIIRECGRLLAQILHEVIAQVRPGVQTAALDALARERMQAVGGVPSFLGYTAGGSVPFPSTLCVSINGEVVHGPALPSRELHDGDIVGLDIGMRYPAKGGFCTDMAMTVPVGRVSEADRRLLEVTREALQLGVAAALPGATVGDISRAIEKRVKAAGYGIVRELVGHGVGRQVHEAPEVPNFFVRGPIAATVLQPGLVIAIEPMVNAGSAAIRTLKDNWTIATRDGSRAAHFEQTIVIAEHGPAEILTPFL; encoded by the coding sequence GTGGCGCGCTACACCTCAGCGGAAATTACAATCATTCGTGAGTGCGGCCGCTTGCTTGCACAAATTTTACATGAGGTAATAGCGCAGGTGCGGCCAGGTGTTCAGACTGCGGCGCTTGATGCGTTAGCTCGGGAACGTATGCAAGCAGTCGGTGGGGTGCCATCGTTTCTTGGGTATACTGCTGGTGGTTCTGTTCCATTTCCTTCAACGCTCTGTGTGTCTATAAATGGTGAGGTTGTTCATGGCCCTGCGTTACCATCACGAGAACTGCATGACGGCGACATCGTTGGTCTTGATATTGGTATGCGCTACCCAGCCAAGGGGGGATTCTGTACGGATATGGCAATGACCGTTCCCGTTGGACGCGTGAGTGAAGCAGACAGACGATTACTGGAAGTAACGCGTGAGGCATTGCAGCTTGGCGTGGCGGCTGCTTTACCGGGCGCTACTGTTGGCGATATTAGTCGCGCCATTGAGAAGCGGGTGAAAGCAGCTGGGTATGGAATCGTTCGCGAGCTTGTTGGTCATGGCGTTGGTCGTCAGGTCCATGAAGCCCCCGAGGTGCCGAATTTTTTTGTGCGCGGACCAATTGCGGCGACGGTATTGCAACCCGGCCTGGTTATTGCCATTGAACCAATGGTGAATGCTGGCAGTGCTGCTATTCGGACGCTGAAAGACAATTGGACCATCGCAACGCGTGACGGTTCTCGGGCGGCGCATTTCGAGCAAACTATCGTGATTGCTGAGCATGGTCCGGCTGAAATTTTGACCCCTTTCCTGTGA
- a CDS encoding RuvX/YqgF family protein: MTVIAIDFGERWLGVAVGRDEPKVSMPLFTIDRNSEPDAVARLRAAAVNEGADAIVIGAPNPLRAEPGVAASAITQAVSVFAASLREAMPYTIEFMDERFTSNAAAVLRRDFPTADEHALAAMLIADNYLGHRA; encoded by the coding sequence GTGACCGTCATTGCTATTGATTTTGGTGAGCGCTGGCTGGGGGTAGCCGTTGGTAGAGATGAGCCTAAAGTTTCAATGCCACTTTTTACCATTGACAGAAACAGTGAGCCTGATGCAGTTGCTCGGTTGCGAGCTGCAGCAGTGAACGAAGGTGCTGATGCAATTGTCATTGGTGCTCCAAACCCATTGCGTGCAGAACCCGGTGTTGCTGCCTCAGCCATAACACAAGCGGTTAGCGTTTTTGCTGCCTCGCTACGTGAGGCAATGCCCTACACTATCGAATTTATGGACGAGCGGTTTACCTCGAACGCGGCTGCAGTGCTTCGTCGAGATTTCCCAACCGCTGATGAGCATGCTTTGGCGGCTATGCTCATCGCTGATAATTATTTGGGTCACCGCGCATGA